The following proteins are co-located in the Diaphorobacter sp. HDW4B genome:
- a CDS encoding helix-turn-helix domain-containing protein: protein MPYDEFVKNYEQANELVPNEVVKLAFDDEMTPAKAWRTHLNLTQAEVAERMGVTQSAYAQLEASEKPRKASREKIALALGISPGQLDF from the coding sequence GTGCCCTATGACGAGTTCGTGAAGAACTACGAACAGGCAAATGAGCTTGTTCCGAATGAAGTCGTGAAACTCGCATTCGACGATGAGATGACACCCGCCAAAGCATGGCGCACTCACCTCAACCTTACTCAAGCTGAAGTGGCGGAACGCATGGGTGTCACCCAAAGCGCATACGCCCAACTTGAAGCCAGCGAGAAGCCCCGCAAGGCATCCCGTGAAAAGATCGCGCTTGCACTTGGCATCAGCCCCGGCCAGCTTGATTTCTGA
- a CDS encoding HNH endonuclease translates to MKTRQKALVAGSFTCVDCGRVHASNEVDHDKPLEQGGSNDQSNLVVRCVDCHKAKTKREAQARARG, encoded by the coding sequence ATGAAGACCAGACAGAAGGCTTTGGTCGCTGGCTCGTTCACCTGCGTGGACTGTGGCCGGGTGCATGCCTCGAACGAGGTTGACCACGACAAGCCGCTTGAACAGGGTGGTAGCAATGACCAGTCAAACCTAGTCGTCAGGTGTGTGGACTGCCACAAGGCCAAGACGAAGCGAGAGGCGCAGGCAAGGGCAAGGGGATGA
- a CDS encoding terminase large subunit: MEPVWTTACPDWADRIREGRSIIPPPIFPDEAEAGLEVLRELRIVDAPGSPRIADASGQWVFDLAASIFGAYDVDSGRRLIKEWFVMLPKKNFKSGLAASIMLTTLIRNWRQSAEFTILAPTLEVAANSFGPAKDMVHFRDDDEDESELSDLIQIQTHVRTLTHREKNATLKVIAADANTAAGKKSVGVLVEELWLFGKQAKAKDMLREATGGLASRPEGFVIYITTQSDEPPEGVFKEKLQYARDVRDGKIIDPQFVPILFEHPPELVATKEHMKLENLPMVNPNLGYSVDREYLEREYRKAESEGEASLKGFLAKYGNVEVGMNLRSDRWTGADFWQQNGDKRVTLDYILRESEVVTIGIDGGGLDDLLGFAVEGRRKESEHCLLANKAWIHPIGIERRKSEESKYRDFERAGDLVVVERPRQDVEEVAALCKQVYDAGLLAQIGLDPERTHKVMFKALVDVGIPEDLIIGITQGWKLTGAMAVAERALQAGELTHSGSEMMAWCVGNAKVVPSGNAVLITKQASGTAKIDPVMASLNAISIMATNPEAKRKSVYETRGIRFL; the protein is encoded by the coding sequence ATGGAGCCAGTCTGGACAACAGCATGCCCGGACTGGGCGGATCGCATCCGAGAGGGCCGATCCATCATTCCGCCGCCGATCTTCCCGGACGAGGCCGAAGCCGGACTTGAGGTTCTTCGAGAGCTACGCATTGTTGATGCACCGGGTAGTCCGCGAATCGCTGACGCAAGTGGTCAATGGGTGTTCGATCTGGCTGCATCAATCTTTGGTGCGTATGACGTAGACAGCGGGCGACGACTCATCAAAGAGTGGTTCGTCATGCTGCCCAAGAAGAATTTCAAGTCCGGCTTGGCTGCGTCGATCATGTTGACGACGCTAATCCGCAATTGGCGGCAGTCGGCGGAATTCACCATCCTTGCTCCCACGCTTGAGGTTGCGGCGAATAGCTTTGGCCCAGCCAAGGACATGGTGCATTTCCGAGATGACGACGAGGACGAGAGCGAGCTATCCGACCTGATTCAGATTCAGACGCATGTCCGCACGCTGACGCATCGAGAAAAGAATGCAACGCTGAAGGTGATCGCGGCAGACGCGAACACAGCAGCGGGCAAGAAGTCCGTAGGTGTGCTGGTGGAAGAGTTATGGCTGTTTGGCAAGCAGGCCAAGGCCAAGGACATGCTGCGCGAGGCGACGGGTGGACTGGCGTCGCGCCCAGAAGGTTTCGTCATCTACATCACGACGCAGAGCGACGAGCCGCCAGAAGGTGTGTTCAAGGAGAAGCTGCAATATGCCCGCGATGTGCGAGACGGCAAGATCATCGACCCGCAGTTTGTGCCGATCTTGTTCGAGCACCCGCCTGAACTGGTCGCGACCAAAGAGCACATGAAGCTTGAGAATCTGCCGATGGTGAACCCGAATCTGGGTTACTCGGTGGATCGCGAGTACCTGGAGCGCGAGTACCGCAAAGCGGAGTCCGAGGGCGAGGCTTCCTTGAAGGGGTTTCTTGCCAAGTACGGGAACGTCGAAGTCGGAATGAATCTCCGCTCCGACCGCTGGACAGGCGCCGACTTCTGGCAGCAGAACGGCGACAAGCGCGTCACGCTGGACTACATCTTGCGTGAGTCTGAGGTGGTGACCATCGGCATTGATGGCGGCGGGCTGGATGACTTGCTCGGCTTTGCTGTTGAGGGGCGTCGGAAAGAGTCCGAGCACTGCTTGCTTGCGAACAAGGCTTGGATTCACCCCATCGGCATCGAGCGGCGCAAGTCCGAGGAATCGAAATATCGAGACTTCGAGCGGGCTGGCGATCTGGTGGTGGTCGAGCGCCCGCGTCAGGATGTGGAAGAGGTTGCCGCGCTGTGCAAACAGGTCTATGACGCTGGGTTGCTGGCGCAGATCGGGCTTGACCCGGAGCGCACCCACAAGGTGATGTTCAAGGCGCTGGTGGATGTAGGCATCCCAGAGGATCTGATCATTGGCATTACGCAGGGCTGGAAACTGACAGGCGCGATGGCGGTGGCCGAGCGTGCTTTGCAGGCTGGCGAGCTTACACACTCAGGCTCCGAAATGATGGCTTGGTGCGTCGGCAATGCCAAGGTCGTGCCATCCGGCAATGCAGTGTTGATCACAAAGCAGGCCAGCGGCACCGCGAAGATTGACCCGGTCATGGCTTCGCTGAATGCGATCTCCATCATGGCAACAAACCCCGAGGCAAAGCGCAAATCGGTCTACGAAACGCGCGGAATCCGCTTCTTGTAA
- a CDS encoding phage portal protein, which produces MKFFDMFRFKPEAQSRPRAESPGGIQFSGLDDPALLEFIRNGGAGSVEMLRNMAAFRSLTLICNGIGMLPTNIYKFGADKEIAKDHPVHKLLRLRPNPWQTPMEFKGQMEMSVQQDGSAYARIIRAGNRPIHLIPLEFSKVDAKLGSDWRMKYTVQTETGGQIGLDQSEILHLRELSPDGVCGLSRRKLSQGVIELARSAETAARNVFKKGVMAGGAIEIDGELSDGAFTRMQGSLATDYAGAENANKWMILEEGAKANKFTSSAKDAQQIENRNHQIEEIARLYGVPRPLLMMDDTSWGSGIEQLAIYFVQFTLAPRFTAWEQALSRSLLSDSEQERFYFKFNERALMRGTLKDQAEFFAKALGAGGHQPWMGVDEVRDLSELPESGDPKHAQVAEPMSQRKATNEPQTTT; this is translated from the coding sequence ATGAAATTCTTCGACATGTTCCGGTTCAAGCCGGAGGCACAGTCGCGCCCGCGTGCGGAGTCTCCAGGGGGGATTCAGTTCTCGGGACTGGATGATCCGGCGCTGCTGGAGTTCATCCGAAACGGAGGCGCAGGCAGCGTTGAGATGTTGCGCAATATGGCGGCGTTCCGCAGCCTCACTCTGATCTGCAACGGCATCGGCATGTTGCCGACGAACATCTACAAGTTTGGCGCGGATAAGGAGATCGCGAAAGATCACCCGGTTCACAAGCTGCTGCGCCTTCGACCGAACCCTTGGCAGACGCCGATGGAGTTCAAGGGTCAGATGGAAATGAGCGTGCAGCAGGACGGTTCGGCGTATGCGCGAATCATCCGTGCAGGCAACCGCCCGATTCACCTGATTCCACTGGAGTTCAGCAAGGTAGACGCCAAGCTCGGCAGTGACTGGCGCATGAAGTACACGGTGCAGACAGAGACGGGTGGGCAAATCGGGCTCGACCAGTCCGAGATTCTGCACCTCCGCGAGTTGTCGCCCGATGGCGTTTGCGGGCTGTCTCGTCGCAAGCTCTCGCAAGGCGTCATTGAGTTGGCGCGATCCGCTGAAACCGCCGCGCGGAACGTCTTCAAGAAAGGCGTGATGGCGGGAGGCGCAATTGAGATCGATGGAGAGCTTTCCGATGGCGCATTCACGCGGATGCAGGGGTCGCTTGCAACCGACTATGCGGGCGCGGAGAACGCCAACAAGTGGATGATTTTGGAAGAGGGCGCGAAGGCGAACAAGTTCACTTCCAGCGCCAAGGATGCCCAGCAGATCGAGAACCGAAATCACCAGATTGAGGAAATCGCACGGCTGTACGGCGTGCCTCGTCCGCTGCTGATGATGGACGACACGAGCTGGGGCAGTGGCATCGAGCAACTGGCCATCTACTTCGTTCAATTCACGCTCGCACCGCGCTTCACCGCGTGGGAGCAGGCGCTATCCCGCTCTCTGCTGTCCGACTCGGAGCAAGAGCGTTTCTATTTCAAGTTCAACGAACGCGCCCTGATGCGCGGCACTCTCAAGGATCAGGCTGAGTTCTTCGCCAAGGCGCTCGGCGCTGGCGGGCATCAGCCTTGGATGGGTGTGGATGAAGTGCGTGATCTCTCGGAGTTGCCTGAATCTGGCGACCCGAAGCATGCGCAAGTGGCCGAACCAATGAGCCAACGAAAGGCAACGAATGAGCCTCAAACAACTACCTGA
- a CDS encoding head maturation protease, ClpP-related, translating to MSLKQLPELKASFGGLRSFIAPSALAKWSPVQADASESDNTISILDVIGQDWWSGEGVTSKRIAGALRAIGSDKDVVVNINSPGGDMFEGIAIYNQLREHKGKVTVNVLGIAASAASIITMAADEIRIGRPSFLMIHNCWSVCAGNRYDMAAASEQMAPFDAAMADVYHARTGVDPKEIASMMDKETWIGGSAAVEKGWADALMDDSEIGESDTKTKAAAVRRMEAALRASGMSRTDAQTLLSDFKSGLSDSVGNGGLSDSAANQVAATSLQNLISAMKGKQ from the coding sequence ATGAGCCTCAAACAACTACCTGAACTGAAAGCGAGCTTTGGCGGACTTCGTTCGTTCATTGCTCCCAGTGCGCTTGCCAAATGGTCGCCAGTCCAAGCTGATGCCAGCGAGTCGGATAACACCATCAGCATCCTTGATGTGATCGGACAAGACTGGTGGAGCGGCGAGGGTGTGACCTCTAAGCGTATCGCCGGAGCGCTGCGGGCGATTGGCTCTGACAAGGACGTGGTGGTCAACATCAACAGTCCTGGCGGCGATATGTTCGAGGGCATCGCCATCTACAACCAGTTGCGCGAGCACAAGGGCAAGGTGACAGTAAATGTTCTCGGGATTGCAGCCTCCGCAGCCTCGATCATCACGATGGCAGCTGACGAAATCCGCATCGGGCGACCTTCGTTCCTGATGATCCACAACTGCTGGTCAGTCTGTGCAGGAAACCGCTACGACATGGCTGCAGCCTCCGAGCAAATGGCTCCGTTTGATGCGGCAATGGCTGATGTCTACCACGCACGAACCGGCGTAGACCCCAAAGAAATCGCGTCCATGATGGACAAAGAGACATGGATTGGCGGGTCTGCGGCAGTCGAAAAGGGCTGGGCTGACGCGCTGATGGATGACTCCGAGATCGGCGAGTCCGACACCAAGACAAAGGCTGCTGCAGTGCGACGAATGGAAGCAGCTTTGCGTGCGAGCGGCATGTCCCGCACTGATGCACAAACCCTTCTCTCTGATTTCAAGTCCGGCCTGAGTGATTCGGTCGGCAATGGCGGCCTGAGCGATTCGGCAGCAAACCAAGTCGCAGCGACATCGCTGCAAAACCTCATCTCCGCCATGAAAGGCAAACAATGA
- a CDS encoding phage major capsid protein — MTDVTKTIEALGQAFEEFKATHAAEVKALKDGAGTADLQAKLDKLNAAMDQHTKEIEDAHTKIAAAQMSAGGGAGPKDKEYSEAFRAHFKKGDIQSALNKGAADEGGYLAPVEWDRTITDKLVLVSPMRALANVQTVSGAGHTKLFNKGGTSSGWVGETDDRPQTNTSTFASLGFGWGEIYANPAATQQMLDDSAINLESWLANEVDTEFSKQEGVGFWSGNGTNKPFGILTYVTGGANAAKHPFGAIKTVNSGAAAAITADGILDLVYDLPSAFTGGARFTMNRKTLGVIRKLKDGQGNYLWQPTYVAGEPSTVAGFVATEVPDMPDVAANAVPILFGDFKRTYTVFDRTGVRVLRDPFTAKPYVLFYTTKRVGGGVHNPEPMRALKVAAA; from the coding sequence ATGACTGACGTAACCAAGACCATCGAAGCCCTCGGCCAAGCGTTCGAGGAATTTAAGGCCACCCACGCCGCCGAAGTGAAGGCGCTCAAGGACGGCGCAGGCACTGCTGATTTGCAAGCGAAGCTGGACAAGCTGAATGCCGCAATGGATCAGCACACCAAGGAAATCGAAGATGCTCACACCAAGATCGCAGCTGCCCAAATGAGTGCTGGCGGCGGTGCTGGCCCGAAGGACAAGGAATATAGCGAAGCCTTCCGCGCTCACTTCAAGAAGGGCGACATCCAGTCCGCGCTGAACAAGGGCGCAGCTGACGAAGGCGGCTATCTCGCCCCGGTCGAATGGGATCGCACCATCACCGACAAGCTGGTGCTTGTGTCGCCAATGCGTGCATTGGCGAATGTGCAAACCGTTTCCGGTGCGGGACATACAAAACTGTTCAACAAGGGCGGCACATCGTCTGGGTGGGTTGGCGAAACCGACGACCGCCCACAAACGAACACCAGCACGTTTGCGTCGCTGGGCTTCGGATGGGGAGAAATCTACGCCAACCCAGCGGCCACACAGCAGATGCTGGATGACTCCGCGATCAATCTGGAGTCGTGGCTTGCGAATGAGGTCGATACCGAGTTTTCCAAGCAAGAAGGCGTTGGTTTCTGGTCTGGTAACGGCACCAACAAGCCATTCGGCATCCTGACCTATGTCACTGGTGGCGCGAACGCAGCGAAGCACCCCTTTGGCGCAATCAAGACGGTGAATTCTGGCGCGGCCGCTGCAATCACTGCTGATGGCATTCTCGATCTGGTTTATGACCTGCCGAGCGCCTTCACTGGCGGCGCGCGCTTCACGATGAACCGCAAGACGCTGGGTGTGATCCGCAAGCTCAAGGATGGCCAAGGCAACTACCTCTGGCAGCCCACATATGTGGCTGGGGAGCCAAGCACCGTTGCCGGGTTTGTCGCGACGGAAGTGCCGGACATGCCTGATGTGGCCGCGAATGCAGTGCCGATCCTGTTCGGTGACTTCAAGCGCACCTACACCGTGTTCGACCGCACAGGCGTTCGTGTGTTGCGCGATCCGTTCACGGCCAAGCCCTATGTACTGTTCTACACGACCAAGCGCGTAGGCGGCGGTGTGCACAACCCCGAACCGATGCGCGCCCTCAAGGTCGCCGCAGCCTAA
- a CDS encoding head-tail connector protein: MLVTLDEAIAHLRVEAGPEDNLITLYALAAEQSAMDYLNRQVFADQDVLEDAATVGGAGANPLVVNYAIKAAILLTLGHLYANREDVVAGQTVAQLPFGARSLLRPHRIVNGF; the protein is encoded by the coding sequence ATGCTCGTGACACTTGACGAGGCCATTGCGCATTTGCGTGTGGAGGCTGGCCCAGAGGACAACCTGATCACGCTGTACGCACTGGCCGCAGAACAGTCCGCGATGGACTATCTGAATCGTCAGGTGTTCGCGGATCAGGACGTGCTGGAAGACGCTGCGACTGTAGGGGGGGCGGGCGCTAACCCGCTCGTCGTCAACTACGCAATCAAGGCCGCTATCTTGCTGACGCTCGGCCACCTCTACGCCAATCGTGAAGACGTGGTGGCGGGGCAGACTGTGGCGCAGTTGCCTTTCGGCGCTCGCTCTCTGCTCCGTCCGCATCGCATCGTGAACGGATTCTGA
- a CDS encoding phage head closure protein: protein MTTAGQLRHKVVIQKLGDGENEWGEPIKDQWVDVCSPWADIRQPSGLSAIKADAQVSIVRTSIRIRFRNDVKPGMRVVHGERVYSVKAGPLAVDGKRVFVDLICEEVT, encoded by the coding sequence ATGACCACAGCCGGACAACTCCGCCACAAAGTGGTGATCCAGAAGCTTGGCGATGGCGAGAACGAATGGGGCGAGCCGATCAAAGACCAGTGGGTCGACGTCTGCTCACCATGGGCCGATATTCGCCAACCTTCGGGGCTCTCTGCGATCAAAGCCGACGCTCAAGTGTCCATCGTGCGCACATCGATCCGCATCCGGTTTCGCAATGACGTGAAGCCCGGCATGCGGGTGGTGCACGGCGAGCGGGTCTACAGCGTCAAGGCCGGACCGCTGGCAGTGGATGGCAAGCGCGTGTTTGTGGACCTGATTTGCGAAGAGGTGACGTGA
- a CDS encoding DUF3168 domain-containing protein — protein sequence MSMEGDLVATLKALCPRVFADVAPAGTTKPYVTWQGIGGESIYALNNTPIDKRNTLMQINVWAADRLQSITLARNIEAAIAASPAFVAKPVNEPVSVYEDDTELHGAIQRFEIWHAR from the coding sequence ATGAGCATGGAAGGCGATCTGGTCGCGACCCTGAAGGCGCTATGTCCGCGTGTTTTCGCTGACGTGGCACCCGCCGGAACCACCAAGCCATACGTGACATGGCAGGGCATCGGCGGCGAATCCATCTATGCACTGAACAATACGCCAATCGACAAGCGCAACACGCTCATGCAGATCAACGTGTGGGCCGCAGATCGACTGCAGTCAATAACGCTTGCCCGAAACATCGAGGCCGCGATTGCCGCATCCCCCGCATTTGTCGCCAAGCCCGTGAACGAGCCTGTGTCTGTCTACGAGGACGACACAGAGCTACACGGCGCGATCCAACGATTCGAAATCTGGCACGCCAGATAA
- a CDS encoding phage tail tube protein, with protein MSYSLPEGSSQQFTNTFAAPKTVSAVTNANPAVATITGHGYLTGDEVLFNSGWEDATDMVCKVEVVDANSVKLLGLDTSATSFFPAGTGIGTTQKVTGWTVIPQVLTISSSGGDAKFTDVNPLAKRNGIKIPTGFNATSITLSLGYDAANANYKTMVGISRTLSKVAFRQVLSGGSTQYGYGYMSVSEFPKLNNNQVNTVDAALAFLGKTMSYDA; from the coding sequence ATGTCCTACTCTCTTCCTGAAGGCTCCAGCCAACAGTTCACCAACACATTCGCGGCACCCAAGACGGTCTCCGCAGTGACCAACGCAAACCCTGCGGTCGCAACCATCACCGGCCATGGCTACTTGACGGGCGACGAAGTCCTGTTCAATTCCGGCTGGGAGGACGCGACGGATATGGTCTGCAAGGTCGAAGTGGTTGACGCCAACAGCGTCAAGCTGCTGGGCCTGGACACATCGGCAACATCGTTCTTCCCTGCTGGGACGGGCATTGGCACCACGCAGAAGGTGACTGGCTGGACCGTGATTCCACAGGTGCTGACGATCAGCTCCAGCGGCGGCGATGCCAAGTTCACCGACGTGAACCCGCTGGCAAAGCGCAACGGCATCAAGATTCCAACCGGTTTCAACGCCACGTCCATCACCCTGTCGCTGGGCTATGACGCGGCCAACGCCAACTACAAGACCATGGTGGGCATCTCGCGCACCCTGTCCAAGGTGGCCTTCCGACAGGTCCTGTCTGGCGGCTCCACGCAGTACGGATATGGCTACATGTCTGTCTCGGAGTTCCCCAAGCTCAACAACAACCAAGTTAACACCGTAGACGCCGCGTTGGCGTTCCTCGGCAAGACCATGTCTTACGACGCGTAA
- a CDS encoding phage tail assembly chaperone, which yields MAKIILGKRPKNFKRVVSFDLPEGGKGSVEITFVYRTRTEFGQFVDELMAAAGEAPASQSDEDVKFSLAKALGKTVGTNADYIMKVADDWNLDAEFSRDNVQQMCDEYPGAAAAVIDAYRLAIADGRLGN from the coding sequence ATGGCAAAAATCATTCTGGGTAAGCGCCCAAAGAACTTCAAGCGCGTCGTCTCCTTCGATCTGCCCGAGGGTGGCAAGGGCTCCGTTGAAATCACCTTCGTGTACCGCACGCGCACCGAGTTCGGCCAATTCGTTGACGAACTGATGGCGGCGGCAGGTGAGGCACCCGCAAGTCAGAGCGACGAGGACGTGAAGTTCTCGCTGGCGAAGGCGCTGGGCAAGACCGTGGGCACCAATGCCGACTACATCATGAAGGTGGCCGATGACTGGAATCTGGATGCCGAATTCTCGCGCGACAACGTGCAGCAGATGTGCGACGAGTACCCCGGTGCAGCCGCCGCGGTGATCGATGCCTATCGCCTGGCCATCGCGGACGGGCGCTTGGGAAACTGA
- a CDS encoding DUF1799 domain-containing protein, whose protein sequence is MRTQWNVDYGSAIGLRYEAAYPLIDREAVDGDDWQDLFDDLRVLERGALDALNDVK, encoded by the coding sequence GTGCGCACTCAGTGGAATGTTGACTACGGCAGCGCCATCGGTTTGCGGTACGAGGCGGCATATCCGCTGATTGATCGCGAGGCTGTGGATGGCGACGACTGGCAGGACCTGTTTGACGATCTGCGAGTTCTGGAGCGGGGCGCGTTGGATGCCTTGAATGATGTGAAGTAG